A window of Mucilaginibacter sp. PAMC 26640 contains these coding sequences:
- a CDS encoding tyrosine--tRNA ligase — translation MNFVEELRWRGMLHDIMPGTEELLNKGMVSGYIGFDPTADSLHVGSLAQIMTLIHFQRAGHKPFALVGGATGMVGDPSGKSAERNLLSEEALQLNLNGIKAQLERFLDFGNGHNSAEMVNNFDWFKDFNFLDFIREVGKHITVNYMMAKDSVKNRINGDTGMSFTEFSYQLVQGYDFYYLWKEKNCVLQMGGSDQWGNIVTGTELVRRKGRGEAFALTTQLLKKADGTKFGKSEGGNIWLDAAKTSPYQFYQFWLNASDDDAKSQIKIFTLFDKETIDAIISEHDAAPHMRTLQKALAKDITIRTHGEAEFIKAVKSSEFFFGNIGIEFLNELNNDEVTGLFSGVPNFSISKEELAAGITATDLLAGKTAVFPSKSEAKKIIQGGGASINREKINTPEDIINSDKLINGKYLVAQKGKKNYFLIIAE, via the coding sequence ATGAATTTTGTAGAAGAACTACGCTGGAGAGGCATGCTGCATGATATAATGCCCGGTACGGAAGAATTATTGAATAAAGGGATGGTTTCGGGCTATATAGGTTTTGACCCAACGGCCGACTCTCTGCATGTAGGCAGCCTTGCGCAGATTATGACACTCATCCACTTTCAGCGTGCGGGCCATAAGCCTTTTGCGCTGGTTGGGGGCGCTACCGGTATGGTGGGCGATCCTTCCGGCAAATCCGCCGAACGTAATTTGTTATCAGAAGAAGCCTTGCAGCTTAACCTTAATGGGATCAAAGCGCAACTGGAAAGATTCCTTGACTTTGGCAACGGCCATAACAGCGCCGAAATGGTAAACAACTTTGATTGGTTTAAGGATTTTAACTTTTTAGATTTCATCCGCGAGGTGGGCAAACACATCACCGTTAATTATATGATGGCCAAAGATTCGGTTAAGAACCGCATTAACGGCGATACGGGGATGTCATTCACCGAGTTTTCTTACCAACTGGTACAGGGCTACGATTTTTACTACCTCTGGAAAGAAAAGAACTGCGTACTGCAAATGGGCGGCAGCGACCAGTGGGGTAACATTGTTACCGGTACCGAATTGGTGCGGCGCAAAGGGCGTGGAGAAGCTTTTGCTTTAACCACCCAATTGCTTAAAAAAGCCGATGGCACGAAGTTCGGCAAATCCGAAGGGGGCAACATCTGGCTGGATGCTGCGAAAACATCGCCTTACCAGTTTTACCAGTTTTGGCTAAACGCAAGCGACGATGATGCCAAAAGCCAGATCAAGATCTTTACGCTTTTCGATAAGGAAACAATAGACGCCATCATTTCAGAACATGATGCGGCACCGCATATGCGAACGCTGCAAAAAGCTCTGGCGAAGGATATTACTATCCGTACACACGGCGAGGCGGAATTTATTAAAGCGGTAAAATCATCCGAATTCTTTTTCGGAAATATCGGCATTGAGTTTTTAAACGAGTTAAATAATGATGAAGTGACTGGGTTGTTTAGCGGCGTTCCAAATTTTAGCATTAGCAAAGAAGAATTAGCTGCAGGCATTACCGCTACCGATCTGCTTGCCGGAAAAACCGCTGTTTTCCCATCAAAAAGCGAGGCCAAGAAAATTATTCAGGGCGGGGGCGCTTCCATCAACAGGGAAAAAATCAATACGCCGGAGGATATCATCAATTCCGATAAACTCATTAATGGCAAATACCTGGTAGCGCAAAAAGGAAAGAAAAATTATTTTTTAATTATTGCCGAATAA
- a CDS encoding acyl transferase, whose translation MNKPFKEQVFGLGDTEQFSKVSLEVFRYQAANCVVYKEFITGLKLDPSQVATIEQIPFMPVEFFKSHKITTGGADPDVVFTSSGTTGMVTSSHVVTDVSWYVESFRKAFNLFYGDIINYTVLALLPSYLEREGSSLIYMAQDLITQSGSADSGFFLYNHGELYNMLEKQKAAGKPTLLIGVTFALLDFAAQYQTNFPELIVMETGGMKGRRKEMIREELHQILCNGFGVNAIHSEYGATELLSQAYSKGEGIFNCPPWMKIITRDTNDPFTLIATGKTGGVNIIDLANINSCSFIATQDLGRVYADGSFEVLGRFDNSDIRGCNLLIA comes from the coding sequence ATGAATAAACCGTTTAAAGAGCAAGTGTTTGGTTTGGGTGACACCGAGCAGTTTAGCAAGGTGTCGCTGGAAGTGTTTCGTTACCAGGCGGCCAATTGCGTTGTTTACAAAGAATTTATAACCGGACTGAAATTGGATCCTTCGCAAGTTGCTACAATTGAACAGATCCCTTTTATGCCGGTTGAATTCTTTAAATCGCATAAGATTACCACCGGGGGGGCTGATCCAGATGTGGTATTTACAAGTTCGGGCACTACCGGTATGGTAACCAGCAGCCATGTTGTTACCGATGTAAGCTGGTATGTGGAAAGCTTCCGTAAAGCATTTAATTTGTTTTATGGTGATATTATAAACTATACGGTGCTCGCGCTATTGCCATCTTACCTGGAGCGGGAAGGATCCTCACTTATTTATATGGCCCAGGATCTGATCACGCAATCCGGGAGTGCAGATAGCGGCTTCTTTTTATATAATCACGGGGAGCTTTACAACATGCTTGAAAAGCAAAAAGCGGCGGGAAAGCCAACGCTGCTGATTGGTGTAACTTTTGCCCTGCTGGATTTTGCAGCGCAATATCAAACCAACTTTCCTGAACTTATTGTGATGGAAACAGGTGGTATGAAGGGCCGGCGTAAAGAGATGATCCGCGAGGAACTGCACCAGATATTATGCAATGGGTTTGGCGTTAATGCTATCCATTCGGAATATGGGGCAACGGAGTTGCTCTCTCAGGCTTATTCAAAAGGGGAAGGCATCTTCAACTGCCCGCCCTGGATGAAAATTATCACCCGTGATACCAACGATCCGTTTACGTTGATAGCAACCGGCAAAACAGGTGGCGTAAATATCATTGACCTGGCTAATATCAATTCCTGCTCATTTATTGCAACGCAGGATCTGGGCCGGGTTTATGCCGACGGTTCTTTTGAAGTATTGGGGCGGTTTGATAATTCCGACATCAGGGGTTGTAATTTACTCATTGCCTAA